In the Phaeodactylum tricornutum CCAP 1055/1 chromosome 13, whole genome shotgun sequence genome, ACACTAGGTTATTGATTGTAAGAGAAggatgactgtgagttcgCTCGCTTCCCGCCAGCATCTGGATTTGGTAGTTTTTACGAGAAAGAGGCCGTGCCGGGCGCTAATCCGGGCCTGAAATCCTGGGAGTTTTGCTTTTTCGCGCCGGTTCGAGGTTACTGTAAACGTAGCACATAGGACAAAGAGCATAACCCTGTTTTCAAGAAACCCTCCACTAGATTCCACTATAGCATCGTCCAAAAATCGCTAGTAGCAGCAGTTTGAGGTTTAGCTGCGGAATCAAACAGTAACAGAAACATATACCAGGTGACTGACAGTACGGATGATAGAAATTCAAACTAATAGTAAGTTAAGTTTTTACGGTTGCGCAATCAATTTGTTTCATTCTGGTTTTTGTCAAGAATCTTTCATGGTATATGGCCTGTCTTTTCGGAAAATGCTACCAGTGCAGCATTTTGAGGAGTAACACCGGGAGCAACATAGTGCAGCATGTCAATGTTTGTCGTCTCGACTGATCCATTTGCATGTTTCGCGGAAGGAAACAGAACCCCACGGAGATATTCCTGCCGTCCGTAATCGATGAGACGCTGACAGGCGCGGCCCAGACCCTGGGCTCCGCATCGTAGACGGCTCGCTTCCACAATTCTGGAAATATTAGCAGATGCATTCTCGACCAAGACGGTGCCGAGACCATGCTCTTGAAGGCTGGAATCAGCGATTTCTATGCGGTTTTCGCCAAGGCGATTCTCTGCCGCCCCTGCCTTGACTGTGCCGGTGCTCCATCGCCGAAGTAGCTCAAACTCGAAGGCTCCGAACGGTTGTGACGGGCAGTTTTTCTGGAAAGCGTCCACTAAGAACTTTCTTCCGACGTAATCTTGCCAGTTACAAACTCCATGACAGCATGTTGCCAAAATACAGGAGGAAATCGACGTCTTTACTGGTTCCAACGCCTTCAGAGCCAGGTCTGTGCCGGCACCGCATAAATGCTTCGCCAACACCGTAACACGGTCGTTCTCTTCTAAATCTGCATTCAAAAGGATGGATGACAAGCTGAGATGGGAAAGATCGCATTGCACACGCGACCAGGATAGAGGCCCTTTGAGATCCAAATACGGTGGGACATCCGACGTGGTCTGTTTGACACATATTGGGGCATTGCGCAGCACAGTATCGGCCTTGCCTCGGGATCCAGCGCGTTCAATCATGATTAGATCTGTTGGGTCACCGTGGACTACAGAAACACCGGCAGCGACCAAGCCGGTCATCCCACGACCCGCACCGACTTCCAAGATCAAGTGTTTCCCGACTGACTTGATTTTGTCTGTATGGCGTGACCCTTTGGAAAGCGATGGCAGCGCCCCGATACGGCGCAAGTGTCCCACGAGGCTGGCTTGCTGGTGCAAATGCTTTTGCCCACCCGACTTAATCCGATAGTCGGAAACTGCCTGGGCTAAGCCTGCGTCAAATTCTGCAGAGGATAGATCCTCCGTAGGTATCGCTTGATGAATATCCTCAGCGGAGAGGACCGATGGGTCTTGAATATTGTCGCCGGCAAACAATTTCTGATGTAACCTTAATACGGATTCAGCGAATTGACTCATTTCATGATCCAACTTTGACCGTATTTGGCTGGTAGCGATTTCTTCGATCTCGCCCAAGGGGCCGTAACCACCTGTATTTATATTCTTCCGGTAGAAAGATTGCTTCTCCTGCCCTCTCTGTTTCTTCAGCATTGGACAGACGGACAGGTGCTTGGCTACGCAATCTTCGTATACGGAGTGAGATGCATCGGCTGGACAGGGTATACGTTTTCGTTTGCGATTGGCCAGAAGATGTTGGTGGTTGCCGCAGTAGCGAGGTCTGCCGGTATCAGCTTTGTGATCCGTTGCCGGCGCGTCTTCGAATTCGATAGGATGTTGTCGGCAATATCGCCGCTTATTATCAATGTAGGCGTGGCATCGAGCCCATTCTTTTGGTAATGGTGGAATTTGGCTTACCAAGGGCAAATCGGTAGGCTCTCCCATATTCCATACACTCTCATTCACAGTCTGCAAAAACACTAAACGAACGGAAAGTTTTGAAAGGCAGGGGCGGACTACAGGAGGCACATTTCTTTTAGGTCAGTTGGAGGACCATAAAAAGCAGCGTCCTTTTTTGTAAATCAAATTGTAGGCTTATATTTGAAAATATTTCAAAACTGTCGTTTAGGAACTTACTGTACACTAGTAGTCACTCTAGCAGATATTCCATAACTCGTGCTCATCAACAAAATCTAACCAAGCAGGGATTTCCAACCGACGCCGTATGATATAAAACCTAATACAAAAGAACAAAGAAATAGAAACTAAACCGTGACGAACCACCAAAAGAGAAACACGAACAATACTTGACTGTAAGGTTGCTGTAAAAACAAGTTTTGTGAAGTATACGTCCGGGCTTCTTTCAGAATTTGGTCAAGTGCACTCTGGCAAAGGCGGAAGAGTGTCTGGATACGGTTCGCAGAGCTGTGTATCGAAAACGATGTGTTGGATGTTGTAGGATAAAGCGTGTGGAGTAGACGCCTCATTCCAGGGAACAACAACTGCGTTGTAGATCCGTAACGACAAGCCAACCCGCACGCTTTGCATGCGTGCCATCTCGTGCGTCAAGCAAAGCCACACAAATCCTTTCGTAGGCAGCGTCGACGATTCCTTGACAGTACAATACCGATGAACATAGGCCAACGTCGTCAACTTTTTTGGATCATTTTCCCAACACTTGGCCTCCCCTATTATGGTGACATCCAGGTAGGACGATGCACGACTTCGCGGATCATTCCAGTCAGTGGACTTTGCCCCAAATGGATATTGGCCACTCTGTAGACGAATAGAGTCGCCGATGGAAGAATCTCGCAAAGTTTTGAGACGTTTTGCTAGCGTCCCGGTCAGCTTTCGTGTCGATCTCTTTGGCGGTGGCGAATGAAAGCTTGTGGGAGATTTCAAAATAGGAGATTCCAATGTTTCTCGGTCGTCGGTATCCTCCAGCACGTCCAATGCATTAGAAGCATAGGTAGGGACAGGACTCGTTGGAGTTTGAGCGCAAAACGATGGGGCAAAACTGGCTGGCAGTGTCATTGGTGAAACCTTTTCCTGGCGTGTATCAGACAGCGGAAAGGAGCGCTCCTTAGGACTCGTTGACCACGATAGTGCTGCAGCTGGGAGAGACAAGCACTGTGATGGCTGAAAGGGCTGCAGAAGTTTTGAAGACGAGACTTTCGTTGCTTCCGCCAGTAAGGATGCTTGATAATCTCCTCGTAACAGCCCGGGACGATAAGTCCCTAATCCATGTAAGATTTGCCTCTCAATTCCCCAATGTTTTGGTCTAATGAAGCCGGCGTTGTTGATGTGAGGAGATTAATTAATGTTTTGATCTCAAAGGAACTAGAAACACTCACCTCGACCCCACGATCGATTTTGAGACGGACACCGGCATTGGTTTTACGTCACCTATTTTCCTCCTTCTGGTCATTTGACTGCCAGTTGCCGACTCACTCTGTAGATGCCGCTGTTTTTGTGCGACTCTACGGCTTTTCTCGAGCAACGATTGGGTGGTAGTCAGGGAAAGCGACTGACCAACGGACGACCTGTCTCGCAACTTGGTGCACTTGCTCGACAAGCGAGGTCGAAGCGAGGACGGAAACGATGGGGCGTTTTCTTTTGACACATCGCGTTTTCGGAAGATTCAGCTGCTGCTGTTCAATGAGAAAAGCCTGCTCAGTGTCGTTGGACAGAAGAGaatctattgactgtgaatctgtTCCTTTGTCAAAGGCTTCGGCAACACATAAATCGTCAGCAGTCTGTGGCTCTGCGTTTGATGATGAAGATTTTAGTGACTTCGAAGGCATCGATTGCTTGTTACTGGCTTGGTCTATCAACCCACTGAATGCATCTTTGACTTCCTTACAGCTGTCGTCCTTCTCTACGCGATCGTCCAacattgcttccaaccctGCAAAAACATTCTCAGCGGCAAAATGCCTAGCCCTCGCGGGCGACGAACCGTTACTAGACTGTGACGTTACTGGTTTCGTCTCTATGAGCTGTGAAACAGAAGATATCTTGGGTACAAAGCGTTTTGGACTTTCCGGCTGTGTTTGCTGCGTTAAGCTAGCCCAATGATGATCTTGTGGCTTTCGGAACAAATGCAGGTCGGCTTCGTTCAAAGACTGCTCTCGGTAGACGACTTCATCTTCTTGCGACGAGGAGACTTCATTGGAATCGCAAGGGTTCTCGTACATTCTATGGCAGCTTCGATAGATAAAGAAACGATGTTTGCCGGCGGTGTTGTTCGGTCGTGGAGCACGGTTTCTATTTTGTGGTCCATGGTCAGGGAAGTCAGTTGGAAGTTCCCGCGCTTCATAGTCAAAATGGCAGGTAACAATTGTGGCGGGTTCAAAAGTACAAATATTCAAATATTCAATATTTAAGTGCTAACGACAAACATTTTTCCTCCGATCTCTCCAGCTTCGCCAACCAGAATTACCTAATGTAAATTGGTCCATTTTCAATAATGGCCATGGAGCTACCAACCTTGTTCTTCCCCCTCGACCTACTGCGAATACGGTATTCGTATCGACCTCTGCTCACAATTCTGGTCGTTGCAGTATTTTCCGAATCGATTTCGGGTCTGGTTCAAAGTCGATCAGGTTTGGTACGGTATCGATCAGCGGGAgtttttggaaacaaacGAAGATTATGGACAGCGTCAATGGGTGTTAAATCGACATCGTTGTATCGATGGAGGAACGCATACCGCTCTTATCAGTCGTCGAGAATCTGCGCCACAAAGCAATCTTTCAAGGAGGGTTTAGAATCTCGAATTGAACCACTCACTGGTGATCCCTTTATCGACTGCTGGAAGGCCAACAGTTGGTCGGTGAATCCGTACGGGGACGAGACCATAGACGGGATACTGCAAAGCTTGCACTCGCCTGCACCCCAATCTTTCTTTGTGCTGCAACGTTCCCTCAATATGACGAAAGGCGATCGTAGCGGGACGGTGGAATCAGCCCTAGCTAGCTGTCGCTACCTGTTGAAGGATCGCTATCACTTCATTGTGGTGCGTGAGAGCTGCAGGGACGCTGGTGTCGCAATACAACCAGGGATAGACTGGAACGTACTCACAAATACATCGGAAGTTCCTTCGAACTGGAAGGCAGTATCGGATGGGTCGACAAGCGCACAAAGTCTCATCCAGATAGCAAACGAGATTCTGGGTCACGTGTCCTGGTCATCGGAACTTCAATGTCCTATCGACGAATGCTTTATAGATCGTCTGCTGGACTGTATGGAAGACCGATTACACATTACGCTAGGAACCGATATAAGAGGGCGCACTTCAGCCGACACAGCTTTCACCTTGGCATTGGCGGGAGTGTCGAGACAAACGCTGTACCGTGATCTCGTGCGTATCGCCGGTTTGGAAATGAA is a window encoding:
- a CDS encoding predicted protein yields the protein MGEPTDLPLVSQIPPLPKEWARCHAYIDNKRRYCRQHPIEFEDAPATDHKADTGRPRYCGNHQHLLANRKRKRIPCPADASHSVYEDCVAKHLSVCPMLKKQRGQEKQSFYRKNINTGGYGPLGEIEEIATSQIRSKLDHEMSQFAESVLRLHQKLFAGDNIQDPSVLSAEDIHQAIPTEDLSSAEFDAGLAQAVSDYRIKSGGQKHLHQQASLVGHLRRIGALPSLSKGSRHTDKIKSVGKHLILEVGAGRGMTGLVAAGVSVVHGDPTDLIMIERAGSRGKADTVLRNAPICVKQTTSDVPPYLDLKGPLSWSRVQCDLSHLSLSSILLNADLEENDRVTVLAKHLCGAGTDLALKALEPVKTSISSCILATCCHGVCNWQDYVGRKFLVDAFQKNCPSQPFGAFEFELLRRWSTGTVKAGAAENRLGENRIEIADSSLQEHGLGTVLVENASANISRIVEASRLRCGAQGLGRACQRLIDYGRQEYLRGVLFPSAKHANGSVETTNIDMLHYVAPGVTPQNAALVAFSEKTGHIP
- a CDS encoding predicted protein, with amino-acid sequence MTRRRKIGDVKPMPVSVSKSIVGSRPKHWGIERQILHGLGTYRPGLLRGDYQASLLAEATKVSSSKLLQPFQPSQCLSLPAAALSWSTSPKERSFPLSDTRQEKVSPMTLPASFAPSFCAQTPTSPVPTYASNALDVLEDTDDRETLESPILKSPTSFHSPPPKRSTRKLTGTLAKRLKTLRDSSIGDSIRLQSGQYPFGAKSTDWNDPRSRASSYLDVTIIGEAKCWENDPKKLTTLAYVHRYCTVKESSTLPTKGFVWLCLTHEMARMQSVRVGLSLRIYNAVVVPWNEASTPHALSYNIQHIVFDTQLCEPYPDTLPPLPECT